In Oxalobacteraceae bacterium OTU3CINTB1, the sequence ATTCATAATCAATATCCATGCTGATGAATGATTTAAACGGATGACTATGATTAGTCAGACAGGCGCCAGCCATCGTCCACCGATGATCGAGATGACATCGAATTGGAAGAGATTTAAACAAAAGGTTATCGAGGGCAGTACCACCAATTAACCAGGACGCCCGCGCGGCGTATGGAAAATTGGAATATCTCAGCGCGACAGCTATCGTGGTTGATAACGGCGCGGAGGATGACAACCAAAGGCTTCAGCGGTGAAAACAATATAGCACGGACTTTTCGGACATGGCAACATTGTTCGAAAATTCATATTTTAAACAAAAATTTCCTATTGCCACTTTATTGGCCGCACCAATTTGGTGCTATTTAATATGTCAAGTCCGGTATTATACTTAGGCAGAATGAATAATAACTAATTCATATACCAGATATATTCAGAAAATACAGGATTGCTAGTTGCTCCAAATAATCAACAATTTGATCGTTTAAACGGTCCGGCCGAACCTGTGAATTGAGCGCCGTCGATTGCCGGGAAGTCTTAAAATGAACCAAGGTGTTCTTTTTTGAGCGGGGAGTTAATAATAATGATTTCAAATATACGTATAGGCTGCGCCGGATGGAGTATCGACCGGCAGTCGGCAGCGCACTTTGCCGGTGAAGGCAGCCATTTGCAGCGCTACGCCACGGTTCTGAACGCAGCCGAAATCAACTCATCCTTCTACAAGCCGCATCAGGCCTCGACCTACGCGCGCTGGGCGGAAAGCGTGCCGGATGCGTTCCGCTTTTCCGTCAAGTTACCGCGAAGCATCAGTCATTATCAAAAATTAGTCGACATTGATGATTTGTTGGCAGGTTTTTCGGCCGAAGCGGGTACCTTGGGCGAGAAACTCGGCTGCATTCTGGTGCAATTGCCGCCGAGTCTGGTTTTCGATCTGGAAGTTGCCGAAGGGTTCTTCGAACGCCTGCACGGAAGCTTCCAATGCGCCCTCGCCTGCGAGGCGAGGCACGGCAGCTGGTTCGGCGACGACGCGACCGAGTTGATGAAGCGGCATCGCGTCACGCGCGTCATCGCCGACCCGCCGGCGGGCCAGGCCGGCGTTTTCGTGCCGACCACCGACATGGTTTACGCGCGCTTGCACGGCAGTCCGCGAATTTATTACTCACCATATGACGAAAAATATCTGAATCAAGTTGCCGAGTATCTAAAAAAACACCCCGGTTGGTGCATCTTCGATAACACCGCGTCCGGTGCGGCGCTCCCCAATGCGCTGGAATTGATGGCAAAACTCGGCTAAATCGTCGCGCCGAGAGATCTGCTTGCATTTTTGCTTGCATTTTTTTGCATCACTGTTATAGTTCACTACAACACCACTTCATCAACACACATCTAGGGGACCACATGTATGTCCACGATAGGCTGGAATGACAATGCGCCGATCTACCGGCAGCTGAAGGACAAGGTCATCGGCATGATGCTCGATGGCGTCCTCAAGGCGGGCGATGCCCTGCCCTCGGTCCGGCAAGTTGCGGCCGATTATCAACTCAATCCGATTACCGTCTCGCGCGCCTATCAGGAGCTCGTGGACGAAACCTTGGTCGAAAAAAGAAGGGGATTAGGTATGTACGTTACTGATGGCGCCCACGAAAAACTGTTGGCCAGCGAACGCGAACGCTTCCTGCGCGAAGAATGGCCAGCCATGCTCGAACGCATTCGCCGGCTCGGCCTGCAACCCGAATCGCTGCTCAAGCCGGCCACACCGGGAGGTGCTTCATGAGCGCCATCATCACCGCGAGCAACCTCAGTAAAAAATACGGCAAGCAAGCCGCGCTGGACGGCGTCACTTTCACGGTCGAGGCAGGTCGCATTGTCGGCCTGATCGGCCCCAACGGTTCGGGCAAGACCACCACGCTCAAAGCGATGCTGGGACTGACGCAGTTCGACGGCGAGCTCTCGGTGCTGGGCATGGACCCGCGCACCCAGCGCGACGCGCTGATGAACGAGGTGTGCTTCATCGCCGATGTCGCCATCCTGCCGAAGTGGCTCAAGGTCAAGGATGCGATCGATTTCGTGGAAGGCGTGCATCCGCGCTTCGACCGCAGCAAGGCCGAGAAGTATCTGGCCATCACCAAGTTGAATCCGCAGATGAAGGTCAAGGCCATGTCCAAGGGCATGGTGGTGCAACTGCACCTGGCGCTGGTCATGGCGATCGACGCCAAGCTGCTGGTGCTCGACGAGCCGACCCTCGGCCTGGACATCCTGTACCGCAAGCAGTTCTATCAGAACCTGCTCGAGGATTATTTCGACGAGAACAAGACCATCGTCATCACGACGCACCAGATCGAAGAGGTCGAGCACATCCTGACCGACCTGATGTTCATCCAGGACGGCAAGATCTCGCTGGCCGCGACGATGGATGAAGTCGGCGAGCGCTTCACGGAAGTAATGGTCGAGGGACCGTTCATCGCCGCCGCCAACGCGCTGCAACCGATGACCCAGCGCACCGTGTTCGGCAAATCGATCATGTTGTTCGACGGGGTACCGCGCGAACAACTCGCGAACTTCGGCGAGCTGCGCACGCCCAGCGTCGCCGATTTGTTCGTCGCCACCATGAAAGGAACCTACGCATGAAAACCATGAAATGGCTGATCAAGCGCGAAATGTGGGAACATAAGGGCATGCTGGTGTGGGCGCCGGCGGTCATCGCCGCACTGGTCGCGGTGCTGGCGCTGGTCGCGGCCTCGTTCGACAAGAACATCAGCATCAACGGTGACGGTTCGCCATCGCAAATCCTGTCCGTCACGCTGGAGGGCAAGGTGCGCACGCAAGTCGTCGAAACGATGGCGCAGGCGTACATGGCCTCGTCCGCGCCGGTGCTGCTGGTGCTTGGCGTGCTGGTGTTCTTCTACTGCCTGGGCGCGCTGCATGACGAGCGGCGCGACCGCAGTCTGCTGTTCTGGAAATCGCTGCCGGTATCGGACGCGATGACGGTGTTGTCGAAGGTCTTGCTCGCCGCTGTCGTGGCGCCGCTGATCACGCTGGGCATCGGCTTCGTGCTGTCGCTGCTGATCCTGTTGATCGGCGCCTTCCTGTTGCTGACGCACGGCACCAACGTGTTTGGCGAACTGCTCGTCACGCCGGACCTGTATCTGACGCCGCTGCGCATGCTCGGCCTGCTTCCCTTGTACGTGATGTGGGCGCTGCCGACGGTGGGCTGGCTGCTGATGGTGTCGAGCATGGCGCGCTCCAAGGTGTTCCTGTGGGCGGTCGGCACGCCGCTGGTGACGGCGCTGCTGCTGTTGTGGGCCGAAAAAGCCATGCACATCGGCATCGACTCGGCCTGGTTCGTCAGCAACATCGTCTGCCGTCTGTTGCTCAGCGTGGTGCCGGGCGCGTGGCTGCTGTTTGACGACGCCCGCGTCTTGACGGAAGGCGTACCGCACCGCTTGCCCGTTCCGCAGATCT encodes:
- a CDS encoding DUF72 domain-containing protein — encoded protein: MISNIRIGCAGWSIDRQSAAHFAGEGSHLQRYATVLNAAEINSSFYKPHQASTYARWAESVPDAFRFSVKLPRSISHYQKLVDIDDLLAGFSAEAGTLGEKLGCILVQLPPSLVFDLEVAEGFFERLHGSFQCALACEARHGSWFGDDATELMKRHRVTRVIADPPAGQAGVFVPTTDMVYARLHGSPRIYYSPYDEKYLNQVAEYLKKHPGWCIFDNTASGAALPNALELMAKLG
- a CDS encoding ABC transporter ATP-binding protein — translated: MSAIITASNLSKKYGKQAALDGVTFTVEAGRIVGLIGPNGSGKTTTLKAMLGLTQFDGELSVLGMDPRTQRDALMNEVCFIADVAILPKWLKVKDAIDFVEGVHPRFDRSKAEKYLAITKLNPQMKVKAMSKGMVVQLHLALVMAIDAKLLVLDEPTLGLDILYRKQFYQNLLEDYFDENKTIVITTHQIEEVEHILTDLMFIQDGKISLAATMDEVGERFTEVMVEGPFIAAANALQPMTQRTVFGKSIMLFDGVPREQLANFGELRTPSVADLFVATMKGTYA
- a CDS encoding GntR family transcriptional regulator is translated as MSTIGWNDNAPIYRQLKDKVIGMMLDGVLKAGDALPSVRQVAADYQLNPITVSRAYQELVDETLVEKRRGLGMYVTDGAHEKLLASERERFLREEWPAMLERIRRLGLQPESLLKPATPGGAS